The Microplitis mediator isolate UGA2020A chromosome 8, iyMicMedi2.1, whole genome shotgun sequence genome has a window encoding:
- the LOC130673988 gene encoding uncharacterized protein LOC130673988, which translates to MDNFLVKLLITLTIHGAMSAIIPDNSHLLSLRTNLIIGPETPVFYVKYSSDNKVEFNRSDNVFEASVSYDYYKNPANDRTNTFVLNVLVVCDYKLQKYVAQKDLLQTVLEKWDETAVRLSQLQNPQIKLRIAGIIVPEHPDIFGLSNLGNSSCYPQTTSFNRLISWFSDHFNNFRDLKYNFVAFMSGQDVCSENTKTKLTSGSSLWSSCSDNQEILAPLLNGALINYIPAHFGLYATQLIAKKFGVQSDQDLGCGTDYIMSSEVHPSYPWVWSDCSKAAFEKIINNPAYACYKM; encoded by the exons ATGG ataattttctAGTTAAGTTATTGATAACATTAACTATCCATGGTGCCATGAGTGCTATAATTCCTGACAACAGTCATCTTCTGTCGTTGAGGACCAATCTGATCATTGGTCCAGAAACTCCAGtcttttatgtaaaatattcGTCAGATAATAAAGTGGAATTCAATAGATCAGATAAT GTATTCGAAGCTTCAGTGTCATATGattattacaaaaatccaGCTAACGACCGCACTA ACACATTTGTATTAAATGTATTAGTTGTCTGTGATTATAAACTTCAGAAATATGTCGCACAAAAAGATTTATTACAAACTGTACTTGAAAAATGGGATGAAACTGCAGTGAGATTAAGTCAATTGCAAAATCCACAGATAAAATTACGTATTGCCGGAATTATTGTACCAGAA catCCTGACATATTTGGTTTATCAAACTTAGGAAATAGTTCATGTTATCCTCAGACTACGTCATTCAATAGATTGATTAGTTGGTTCAGTGATCATTTCAATAACTTTAGAGATCTTAAATATAACTTCGTTGCTTTTATGTCAGG TCAAGATGTATGTAGCGAGaacacaaaaacaaaattgacTAGTGGGTCATCCCTTTGGAGCAGTTGTTCCGATAACCAGGAAATACTTGCACCTTTACTGAATGGTGCACTCATCAATTATATTCCAGCCCATTTTGGCCTCTATGCTACACAACTGATTGCGaagaa ATTTGGAGTTCAAAGTGACCAAGATCTAGGCTGTGGAACTGATTACATAATGAGTTCTGAAGTGCATCCAAGTTACCCTTGGGTTTGGTCTGACTGCTCAAAAGCagcatttgaaaaaatcatcaa caaTCCCGCATATGCATGCTACAAAATGTAA